Part of the Micromonospora rhizosphaerae genome is shown below.
GAGGGCTGGACGGGCCGGGACGCCCTGACGGAGAACGCGGCGAAGTTCTCGAAGAACTCCGAGGGCAAATCCTATTTTGTGCCCTATGGCTTCTACGGGCTCAGCCTCTTCTACCGCACCGACCTGGTGAAGGATGCCGGCTTCAACGCTCCCCCCAACAGCTGGGAGGAGCTGCTCCAGCAGGCCACCGCCATCCAGGACCCGTCGAAGAAGCGATACGGTTACGCGTTCCGCGGCGGAAAGAACGGCTACACCAACGCCACCGTCGCCATCGAGGCCTACGTCGCGGACCAGATCGACGTCAACAACGCGTACAAGTTGTCCAACGGGAAGAGCATCTTCTCCGCCCCGGAGGCCCTCGAGGCGCTCAAGACCTACTTCGCGCTCTTCAAGCAGGCTTCTCCGCCGTCATCGGTGGCGTGGGGTTACCCAGAGATGGTCGAGGGCTTCTCGAACGGGTCGACCGCATTCCTCCTGCAGGACCCAGAAGTCATCGCCACCGTGGGGCAGTCCAAGGCGATCAGCAAGGATCAGTGGACGACGGCTCCGATGCTGGTGGGCCCGACCGGAAAGGCCATTCAGCCCATGGCGACGGCCGGCTGGGGGATCGCCTCGTCGAGCAAGCACAAGCAGGAGGCCGTCAAGCTGATCAAGTTCCTCTCGGAGGGGGATGCCTCGATCCGCTTCACGAAGGAGAACAGTCTCGTGCCCATTTTGAAGACGGCAGTCGACGACGAGTTCTACAAGGTGGGCGCCTGGAAGAGCTACGTCACGATGAACCAGAAGCCCGACGTGTACATCACCGCCATCCAGCCCCGGGACGCCAGCTGGTGGACGGAGTGGGCCCAGAAGGCGGACACCGAGGTGCAGCAGGTCCTGGCCGGCAAGATTACGAACGAGCAACTCCTCGCCAGCTGGGACAAGTACTGGACCGAGAAGTGGGCGAAGTAGTAAGAGCATGACGCAGACAGCACTACCGACAAGGCGGCGCCCGGCTTCCGGGCCGGGCGCCCCTTCAGGCCCGCGAAAGCGACCCTTCACGGTCCGGCGAGGCCTCACCGTCCTGGCGTTCATGGCGCCGGCTGTCATCTTCGTCGCGGTATTCACGTACTACCCGATGATCTCCGGCAGCCAGATGGCGTTTCGCAAGTGGAACCTCGCCGACCTCACCGACACCTCATGGGTCGGCTTCGACAACTTCGCCGCGATCTTCGCAGACCCGACCTTCTTCACCGTGCTGGGCAACACCGTGGTCTGGGTCTTCGCGTCCATCGTCCCGCAGTTCCTGATCGGCTTCGCCCTCGCGCTGTGGCTACGCCGAAGGTTCCGCTTCCGCGGCCTCTACCAGGCCCTGGTCTTCTTTCCCTGGGCCATTTCCGGCTTCCTCATCGGCATCCTGTTCCGCTGGATGTTCAACGGCGAGTTCGGGGTGATCAACGACCTGCTGACGAAGATCGGGATCATCGACAGCCCGGTGCCGTGGCTGGCCAAGCCCGGTACCGCGATGTTCGCGGTGGTCGTGGCGAACGTCTGGTACGGAGTGACCTTCTTCGCCATCATGATCCTTGCCGCACTCCAGTCGGTGCCCGATGAGCTGTACGAGGCGGCCGCGTTGGACGGCGCGAGCAAGGCCCGCG
Proteins encoded:
- a CDS encoding ABC transporter substrate-binding protein, translated to MKLRRALTGITLSLTTAIAMTGCSSPAADGTVTLQMVESLTNPARTQLLKSLLADFEAKNKGVKVQLVSPPTDQADQKLQQMLQAGSGIDVLEVRDLTVGPFSKNGWLYDMSHDLEGWTGRDALTENAAKFSKNSEGKSYFVPYGFYGLSLFYRTDLVKDAGFNAPPNSWEELLQQATAIQDPSKKRYGYAFRGGKNGYTNATVAIEAYVADQIDVNNAYKLSNGKSIFSAPEALEALKTYFALFKQASPPSSVAWGYPEMVEGFSNGSTAFLLQDPEVIATVGQSKAISKDQWTTAPMLVGPTGKAIQPMATAGWGIASSSKHKQEAVKLIKFLSEGDASIRFTKENSLVPILKTAVDDEFYKVGAWKSYVTMNQKPDVYITAIQPRDASWWTEWAQKADTEVQQVLAGKITNEQLLASWDKYWTEKWAK
- a CDS encoding carbohydrate ABC transporter permease, with the protein product MAPAVIFVAVFTYYPMISGSQMAFRKWNLADLTDTSWVGFDNFAAIFADPTFFTVLGNTVVWVFASIVPQFLIGFALALWLRRRFRFRGLYQALVFFPWAISGFLIGILFRWMFNGEFGVINDLLTKIGIIDSPVPWLAKPGTAMFAVVVANVWYGVTFFAIMILAALQSVPDELYEAAALDGASKARVLFQITIPQIATTLALTVLLRVIWIFNFPDIIWAMTGGGPANQTHIVTTWMIETTQRGDYGHASAIGLIVVAVLLVFSAFYLLALRERKVVRS